One stretch of Cololabis saira isolate AMF1-May2022 chromosome 15, fColSai1.1, whole genome shotgun sequence DNA includes these proteins:
- the ciarta gene encoding circadian associated repressor of transcription a — MNSLGSSSKWPSYDSLPSTPSFFHSESEQTEDEAEVFSDGEGDGGLKGSLAAADGITHSGSFISFPTHPEELRSRSDLCPDQSQPRDPGFSPGAAALRSPSATPGDLAFAQKCADLHRFIHPLVELLRGLKIGKFDRGLNTFQSSVAIDRLQRIIGVLQKPEMGEKYLQNLLQIEMLLRIWFPHEAFKSADTPKQTTCSTYTRQWHQNQLHMPVKKRKLSWSNYDDGRLPTKHNHHRPAKRERSQAPTSFDTVSTCLPLLPTKQTSAETHPAEPAGDGCAPGYRFTDRTVLFSTSPYSRSRRENKNLKPSEISLCGSPAMQDCSVSSSNAGSVTHSP; from the exons ATGAATTCTCTGGGGAGTTCTTCCAAATGGCCGTCCTACGACTCTCTGCCCTCCACGCCGAGCTTCTTCCACAGCGAGAGCGAGCAGACCGAGGACGAGGCGGAGGTTTTCTCAGACGGGGAGGGGGACGGCGGACTAAAAGGATCCCTCGCAGCTGCTGACGGAATCACACATTCAGGAAGTTTCATCAGTTTCCCAACTCATCCAGAGGAGCTGCGCTCGAGGTCTGACCTCTGCCCTGACCAGTCGCAACCCCGTGACCCTGGCTTTTCTCCCGGAGCCGCCGCGCTGCGATCACCGTCAGCGACACCCGGGGATCTGGCCTTTGCTCAGAAG TGTGCTGATTTGCACAGGTTTATTCATCCTTTGGTGGAACTTCTACGTGGACTAAAGATCGGGAAATTTGACAGAG GTTTAAACACTTTCCAGTCAAGTGTTGCCATAGACAGGCTGCAGAGGATTATTGGAGTCCTGCAGAAACCTGAAATGGG AGAGAAATATCTTCAAAATCTGCTGCAGATAGAGATGTTGCTGAGAATTTGGTTCCCTCATGAGGCGTTCAAGTCCGCAGACACACCAAAACAGACCACCTGTTCAACATATACACGACAGTGGCATCAAAATCAGCTCCACATGCCAGTAAAG AAGAGAAAACTGAGCTGGTCAAACTACGACGATGGCAGACTCCCAACCAAGCACAACCACCATCGGCCGGCAAAACGCGAGAGAAGTCAAGCTCCAACTTCCTTCGACACCGTCTCCACATGTCTTCCTCTTTTACCTACTAAGCAGACTTCAGCGGAAACACACCCGGCCGAGCCGGCGGGAGACGGCTGTGCACCTGGTTACAGGTTTACAGACAGGACTGTCCTTTTCAGCACGTCGCCGTATTCACGGAGCCGGAGGGAAAATAAGAATCTGAAGCCTTCTGAGATTTCCTTGTGCGGCAGTCCGGCCATGCAGGACTGTTCGGTGTCTTCAAGCAACGCCGGTAGCGTAACTCACTCGCCTTAA
- the mrps21 gene encoding 28S ribosomal protein S21, mitochondrial yields the protein MSRHMRFIARTVMVQDGNIDAAYKILNRALTNDGIMDAVKRKRYFEKPCQERQRKNHERCKQIYNMEMARKINFVSRTNREDPWVGC from the exons ATGTCGAGGCATATGCGTTTCATCGCTCGGACAGTCATGGTTCAAGATGGTAACATCGACGCGGCGTACAAGATTTTAAACAG GGCCCTGACCAATGATGGAATTATGGACGCGGTGAAGCGCAAGCGCTACTTCGAGAAGCCCTGCCAAGAACGACAGAGGAAGAACCATGAGCGATGCAAGCAAATATACAACATGGAAATGGCCCGAAAAATTAACTTCGTCTCTAGGACAAATAGAGAAGATCCCTGGGTGGGCTGCTAG